The following are from one region of the Sandaracinus amylolyticus genome:
- a CDS encoding AraC family transcriptional regulator: protein MPYRASTSDARHFVGAPLIHTRSLDEAVQLQSTLNSPVRVEPLRGREPFEFRASRLQLGDIGIVMSGYRAEIRAHSAHVTQQFGLVVPVRKGGESQQSGTTAPLVPGLRGAIVSPDAPAAFTLGAGYRGIQISVALPALRASFESLAGTSGRGAPRFDVGIDLTRGGGASLVRLLRHVLDDVRGGSSVLTAPPVAARLADTIVHTILIGLPHSGSHLLAEPRRASEPALLRRAEEYLAANADRPVSTTELARALGASGRVIAAAFRAHRDASPIAFHRQRRLELARRRLLESAERSVTEVALACGFVHLGRFSVEYRARFGESPSETRLRHRGTNG from the coding sequence ATGCCGTACCGAGCCAGCACGAGCGACGCGCGCCACTTCGTCGGCGCGCCGCTGATCCACACGCGGTCGCTCGACGAAGCAGTGCAGCTGCAGTCGACGCTCAACTCGCCGGTGCGCGTGGAGCCGCTGCGCGGCCGGGAGCCGTTCGAGTTCCGCGCGTCGCGCCTGCAGCTCGGCGACATCGGGATCGTCATGAGCGGCTACCGCGCCGAGATCCGCGCGCACTCCGCCCACGTCACGCAGCAGTTCGGGCTCGTCGTGCCGGTGCGGAAGGGCGGCGAGTCGCAGCAGTCGGGGACCACGGCCCCGCTCGTTCCCGGGCTGCGCGGCGCCATCGTCTCGCCGGACGCGCCGGCCGCGTTCACGCTCGGCGCGGGCTATCGCGGCATCCAGATCTCGGTCGCGCTCCCCGCGCTCCGCGCGAGCTTCGAGAGCCTCGCCGGCACGTCGGGCCGCGGCGCGCCGCGCTTCGACGTCGGCATCGATCTGACCCGCGGCGGCGGCGCTTCGCTCGTCCGCCTGCTGCGGCACGTCCTCGACGACGTGCGCGGCGGCTCGAGCGTGCTGACCGCGCCCCCGGTCGCGGCGCGGCTCGCGGACACGATCGTCCACACGATCCTGATCGGTCTGCCGCACAGCGGGAGCCACCTCCTCGCGGAGCCCCGTCGAGCGTCGGAGCCCGCGCTGCTGCGACGCGCGGAGGAGTACCTCGCGGCCAACGCAGACCGCCCGGTCTCGACCACCGAGCTCGCGCGCGCGCTCGGCGCGAGCGGACGCGTCATCGCGGCGGCGTTCCGCGCGCACCGCGACGCCTCGCCGATCGCGTTCCACCGCCAGAGGCGGCTCGAGCTCGCGCGACGCCGCTTGCTCGAGTCGGCGGAACGATCGGTCACCGAGGTGGCGCTCGCCTGCGGCTTCGTGCACCTCGGACGGTTCAGCGTCGAGTACCGCGCGCGCTTCGGCGAGAGCCCGTCGGAGACGCGCCTGCGCCACCGCGGCACGAATGGATAA
- a CDS encoding amidohydrolase family protein, translating into MRGTPRGSRLGLVVAGIAMAIAIAWRVWPDDEAPSRAHRYADIPRIDVHVHVPPELAERALRTFREHGGVVIALNASGGHPNGGGLEESADAMRRTHGALRPYCHLDLSRVERSDFDDYARRSLRACRDAGAVGLKVFKALGLGITLADGSLLAVDDPRLDVVFETAGELDLPVLIHSGDPQAFFEPATRDNERWDELSAHPSWSFHGARPDGHGDWPSWREVFDQYERRVARHPRTRFLGAHFGNAPEEPETVARMLDTHPNLFVETGARIPEIGRHDPARMRALFVRHRDRILFGTDFQMGARGSLVLGSAGRDADPPSRIPVFYEAHFRYFETADRGFAHPTPIQGDWTIDGIDLPRDVLEDLYWRNATRLFGISPAGVLGRGGPAADGRTRRGRADVGQSITAPPGTSTP; encoded by the coding sequence ATGCGGGGCACGCCTCGAGGGAGCCGGCTCGGCCTGGTGGTCGCAGGGATCGCGATGGCGATCGCGATCGCGTGGCGCGTGTGGCCCGACGACGAGGCACCATCGCGCGCGCATCGCTACGCCGACATCCCGCGCATCGACGTGCACGTCCACGTCCCGCCGGAGCTCGCCGAGCGCGCGCTGCGCACGTTCCGCGAGCACGGCGGCGTGGTGATCGCGCTGAACGCCTCGGGCGGGCACCCGAACGGCGGTGGGCTCGAAGAGTCCGCCGACGCGATGCGCCGCACCCACGGCGCGCTGCGCCCCTACTGCCACCTCGATCTCTCGCGCGTCGAGCGCAGCGACTTCGACGACTACGCACGTCGCTCATTGCGCGCGTGTCGTGATGCGGGCGCGGTCGGGCTCAAGGTGTTCAAGGCGCTCGGCCTCGGCATCACGCTCGCCGATGGATCGCTCCTCGCGGTCGACGATCCCCGGCTCGACGTCGTGTTCGAGACCGCGGGCGAGCTCGACCTCCCGGTGCTGATCCACAGCGGCGATCCCCAGGCGTTCTTCGAGCCCGCGACGCGCGACAACGAGCGCTGGGACGAGCTCTCCGCGCATCCCTCGTGGAGCTTCCACGGCGCGCGCCCCGACGGTCACGGCGACTGGCCCAGCTGGCGCGAGGTGTTCGATCAGTACGAGCGACGCGTCGCGCGCCATCCGCGCACCCGCTTCCTCGGCGCGCACTTCGGCAACGCGCCCGAGGAGCCCGAGACCGTCGCGCGCATGCTCGACACCCATCCGAACCTCTTCGTCGAGACCGGCGCGCGCATCCCCGAGATCGGCCGTCACGATCCCGCGCGCATGCGCGCGCTCTTCGTGCGTCATCGCGATCGCATCCTCTTCGGCACCGACTTCCAGATGGGCGCGCGGGGCTCGCTCGTGCTCGGCTCCGCGGGGCGCGATGCCGATCCGCCGTCGCGCATCCCGGTCTTCTACGAGGCGCACTTCCGCTACTTCGAGACCGCGGATCGCGGCTTCGCGCACCCCACGCCGATCCAGGGCGACTGGACGATCGACGGGATCGATCTGCCGCGCGACGTGCTCGAGGATCTCTACTGGCGCAACGCGACGCGGCTCTTCGGGATCAGCCCAGCTGGAGTGCTCGGCCGTGGAGGGCCCGCAGCGGACGGAAGGACCCGCCGCGGCCGAGCCGATGTTGGACAGTCGATCACCGCACCGCCAGGAACATCCACGCCGTGA
- a CDS encoding thioredoxin domain-containing protein has protein sequence MSNRLANERSPYLRQHAHNPVEWYPWGDEALARAAAEDKPILLSIGYSACHWCHVMERESFDDPATAALMNELFVNVKVDREERPDLDQIYQLVVQMMGRSGGWPLTVFLTPERRPFYAGTYFPPVERYGMPSFATVLRAVREAWDHRRDEIVRTADELTSDIVRATTTRSEARDVPADVVIRAAKKLSTRFDETHGGFGSRPKFPNTMALDVMLRAAHAGDATMGERVRKALDAMRAGGIWDHLGGGFHRYSTDERWLVPHFEKMLYDNALLMRLYADAFRAWGDTRDADTVRAIASWAAREMTDAEGAFYATQDADSEGEEGKFFVWRPEELDALLTREESAVAKLAWGVAEGGNFEHSGATVLHANRPLDAVATRLGISIDDVRARLESARTKLFAAREQRPKPFRDEKVIATWNGLMIGALADASGALGDRTLLEMAQRALASVRARLWDGTSLRRVWMEGEARIDAFLEDHADLAAAAIDVHEASGDRDALELARALVDRAIERFWDEDEQSFRFAAKDARDLIAHTRDAYDHAVPSGTSSIAHALLRLGAHLGEGRYERIAESVLRANVGSALEQPMGFGHLIGAMDRYARGATEVMIVAREDDDAAEALLDVARRAWAPNRVLARIDPGAGDVGLASRLGGRGQKDGAPTAYVCRARACGLALTSPDDLARDLED, from the coding sequence ATGTCGAACCGCCTCGCGAACGAGCGCTCGCCGTACCTGCGCCAGCACGCGCACAACCCGGTCGAGTGGTACCCGTGGGGGGACGAGGCCCTCGCCCGCGCCGCCGCCGAGGACAAGCCGATCCTCCTCTCGATCGGCTACAGCGCGTGCCACTGGTGCCACGTGATGGAGCGCGAGTCGTTCGACGACCCCGCGACCGCGGCGCTGATGAACGAGCTCTTCGTGAACGTGAAGGTCGACCGCGAGGAGCGTCCCGATCTCGATCAGATCTACCAGCTCGTCGTGCAGATGATGGGGCGCAGCGGCGGCTGGCCTCTCACCGTGTTCCTCACGCCGGAGCGCAGGCCGTTCTACGCGGGCACGTACTTCCCGCCGGTCGAGCGCTACGGGATGCCGAGCTTCGCGACCGTGCTGCGCGCGGTGCGCGAGGCGTGGGACCACCGGCGCGACGAGATCGTGCGCACCGCGGACGAGCTCACGAGCGACATCGTGCGCGCGACGACGACGCGCAGCGAAGCGCGCGACGTGCCCGCCGACGTGGTGATTCGCGCCGCGAAGAAGCTCTCGACGCGCTTCGACGAGACCCACGGCGGCTTCGGCAGCCGCCCGAAGTTCCCGAACACGATGGCGCTCGACGTGATGCTGCGCGCCGCGCACGCCGGCGACGCGACGATGGGCGAGCGCGTGCGCAAGGCGCTCGATGCGATGCGCGCGGGCGGGATCTGGGATCACCTCGGCGGCGGCTTCCATCGCTACTCGACCGACGAGCGATGGCTCGTGCCGCACTTCGAGAAGATGCTCTACGACAACGCGCTGCTGATGCGCCTCTACGCCGACGCGTTCCGCGCGTGGGGCGACACGCGCGATGCGGACACGGTGCGCGCGATCGCGTCGTGGGCCGCGCGCGAGATGACCGACGCGGAGGGCGCGTTCTACGCGACGCAGGACGCCGACAGCGAGGGCGAAGAGGGGAAGTTCTTCGTGTGGCGCCCCGAGGAGCTCGACGCGCTGCTCACGCGCGAGGAGAGCGCGGTCGCGAAGCTCGCGTGGGGCGTCGCCGAGGGCGGCAACTTCGAGCACAGCGGCGCGACGGTGCTCCACGCGAACCGCCCGCTCGATGCGGTCGCGACGCGGCTCGGGATCTCGATCGACGACGTGCGCGCGCGCCTCGAGTCGGCGCGCACGAAGCTCTTCGCCGCGCGCGAGCAGAGGCCGAAGCCGTTCCGCGACGAGAAGGTGATCGCGACGTGGAACGGGCTGATGATCGGCGCGCTCGCGGACGCGTCGGGCGCGCTCGGGGATCGCACGCTGCTCGAGATGGCGCAGCGGGCGCTCGCGAGCGTGCGCGCGCGGCTCTGGGACGGCACGTCGCTCCGGCGGGTGTGGATGGAGGGCGAGGCGCGCATCGACGCGTTCCTCGAGGACCACGCGGATCTCGCGGCCGCGGCGATCGACGTGCACGAGGCATCGGGCGATCGCGACGCGCTCGAGCTCGCGCGGGCGCTCGTGGATCGTGCGATCGAGCGCTTCTGGGACGAGGACGAGCAGAGCTTCCGCTTCGCGGCGAAGGACGCGCGCGATCTGATCGCGCACACCCGCGACGCGTACGATCACGCGGTGCCCTCGGGCACGTCGTCGATCGCGCACGCGCTGCTGCGGCTCGGCGCGCACCTCGGCGAGGGGCGCTACGAGCGCATCGCGGAGTCGGTGCTGCGCGCCAACGTCGGCAGTGCGCTCGAGCAGCCGATGGGCTTCGGGCACCTGATCGGCGCGATGGATCGCTACGCACGCGGCGCGACCGAAGTGATGATCGTCGCGCGCGAGGACGACGACGCGGCCGAGGCGCTGCTCGACGTCGCGCGACGGGCGTGGGCGCCGAACCGCGTGCTCGCGCGCATCGATCCCGGCGCGGGCGACGTGGGGCTCGCATCGCGGCTCGGGGGGCGAGGACAGAAGGACGGCGCGCCGACCGCCTACGTGTGCCGGGCCCGCGCGTGTGGGCTCGCGCTCACGAGCCCCGACGATCTCGCGCGCGACTTGGAAGACTGA
- a CDS encoding serine/threonine protein kinase, translating into MSAGEDGAEGWGDDGEYGRTTIGTDMFGTQEVPDYPAVGRIGGFEILGRIARGGMAELYLARARQGDGSVRHVVVKRVLTEMQHDAEMVRMFIEEGRIARRLFHPNVCHVYECGEDQGLTYMALEWVHGVSLRDVIRRSQQHGGIPVPIVVHVIAKIAAALEYVHHARGIDGKPLAIIHQDVSPHNVMLSWKGDVKLLDFGIAKTSAQAQIASDRPQGKYEYMSPEQLRGAPIDARSDIFALGVCLHEALCGRSLHGRESLPMIMSAVVEEPAPSVRSVRPELPEALDRIVAKALAKAPEERFQSAAEMQRALEAWLDQAGQNVSETRVALIIGGLFDAEDKAPLRPGAANITGTLPAILSGEIELPRSSSDPPRERNREPSLSDSATRTLVDEDPDDGGAKHERSVSLGVIGVSIGVALVILITAWMFLAVR; encoded by the coding sequence ATGAGCGCCGGCGAAGACGGCGCCGAGGGGTGGGGCGACGACGGGGAGTACGGCCGCACCACGATCGGCACCGACATGTTCGGGACCCAGGAGGTCCCCGACTATCCGGCGGTCGGGCGGATCGGCGGCTTCGAGATCCTCGGCCGCATCGCGCGCGGCGGCATGGCCGAGCTCTATCTCGCGCGGGCGCGCCAGGGCGACGGCTCGGTGCGCCACGTCGTCGTCAAGCGCGTGCTCACCGAGATGCAGCACGACGCCGAGATGGTGCGGATGTTCATCGAAGAGGGACGCATCGCGCGGCGCCTCTTCCACCCCAACGTCTGTCACGTCTACGAGTGCGGCGAGGACCAGGGCCTCACGTACATGGCGCTCGAGTGGGTGCACGGCGTGTCGCTGCGCGACGTCATCCGTCGCTCGCAGCAGCACGGCGGGATCCCGGTGCCGATCGTGGTGCACGTCATCGCGAAGATCGCGGCGGCGCTCGAGTACGTGCACCACGCGCGCGGCATCGACGGAAAGCCGCTCGCGATCATCCACCAGGACGTCTCGCCCCACAACGTGATGCTCAGCTGGAAGGGCGACGTGAAGCTGCTCGACTTCGGCATCGCGAAGACGAGCGCGCAGGCGCAGATCGCGAGCGATCGCCCCCAGGGCAAGTACGAGTACATGTCGCCCGAGCAGCTGCGCGGCGCGCCGATCGACGCGCGCAGCGACATCTTCGCGCTCGGCGTGTGCCTCCACGAGGCGCTCTGCGGTCGCTCGCTGCACGGCCGCGAGAGCCTTCCGATGATCATGAGCGCGGTGGTCGAGGAGCCCGCGCCCTCGGTCCGCTCGGTGCGCCCCGAGCTGCCCGAGGCGCTCGATCGCATCGTCGCGAAGGCGCTCGCGAAGGCGCCCGAGGAGCGATTCCAGAGCGCGGCCGAGATGCAGCGCGCGCTCGAGGCGTGGCTCGATCAGGCGGGCCAGAACGTGAGCGAGACGCGCGTCGCGCTGATCATCGGCGGGCTCTTCGACGCCGAGGACAAGGCGCCGCTGCGTCCCGGCGCCGCGAACATCACGGGCACGCTGCCCGCGATCCTCTCCGGCGAGATCGAGCTGCCGCGCTCGTCGAGCGATCCGCCGCGCGAGCGCAACCGCGAGCCCTCGCTGAGCGACTCCGCGACGCGCACGCTGGTCGACGAGGACCCCGACGACGGCGGCGCGAAGCACGAGCGCAGCGTGTCGCTCGGCGTGATCGGGGTGTCGATCGGGGTCGCCTTGGTGATCCTGATCACGGCGTGGATGTTCCTGGCGGTGCGGTGA
- a CDS encoding GYF domain-containing protein: MKFLCPNCKAKYQIADEKVAGRTLKMDCRRCGNSIVLRADQAIDETSSPDAKPGASVAPTAGTSRPGAARPAPAATSRGGSGLLNPTAGARRPQRGGSHVGPAPTRPAAAPRSALGADFRRSVAAGPPSLTPEAPRTTALDQWHVAINDVPVGPMRREEISRKISTGAVTGESLAWREGFDDWRPLKDIPELAALLRKSEARPPTMPPAKPPAPARPGAPSARPGGATASRPGTARPATASSTSSAATRSAPSTAAAARTSNVVPIGGRLGASAAPALDDEGFDDLDGEPTRVASSLDLADEAQLMAPSVAPAPAKAKSVPPPAAVELDEALPDPFPSAPIAAPRSVPIAPAVAAPVVKSAPTSVAEARREPERRGMPVGAWMGIAGALGFGVVMALIIAPRLVPGETTAPTVAVTTPPVATQPQQPREAEVEVPTPPPAAEAPTTETPPAPTPEEPAETPRTGRRGGSAGTTTTAPAAPAPTTAPTKALDPAFARFADEGTSTGVAPIAPRPTTTERSAGGGGGSGEGLEPAQVRAVVSREQRGLQSCWELAIRGMRDVPTTRMDVDITIGGSGTVTQATARGVGVGNLSDCIERNVRRWRFPSSGGSTQMSFPVVFQSTN, encoded by the coding sequence ATGAAGTTCCTCTGCCCCAACTGCAAGGCGAAGTATCAGATCGCCGACGAGAAGGTCGCCGGTCGCACGCTGAAGATGGATTGCCGTCGCTGCGGCAACAGCATCGTGCTGCGCGCGGATCAGGCGATCGACGAGACGTCTTCTCCGGACGCGAAGCCCGGCGCCTCGGTCGCGCCGACCGCGGGCACGAGCCGTCCCGGCGCCGCGCGCCCCGCGCCGGCGGCCACCAGTCGCGGTGGGTCCGGCCTGCTCAACCCGACCGCGGGCGCGCGTCGCCCCCAGCGCGGTGGATCGCACGTCGGCCCCGCTCCCACGCGCCCTGCCGCGGCGCCCCGCTCGGCGCTCGGCGCGGACTTCCGCCGCAGCGTCGCGGCGGGCCCGCCCTCGCTCACGCCCGAGGCCCCGCGCACGACGGCGCTCGATCAGTGGCACGTCGCGATCAACGACGTCCCGGTCGGCCCCATGCGACGCGAGGAGATCTCGCGGAAGATCTCCACCGGCGCGGTCACCGGCGAGTCGCTCGCGTGGCGCGAGGGCTTCGACGACTGGCGCCCGCTGAAGGACATCCCCGAGCTCGCCGCGCTGCTGCGCAAGAGCGAGGCGCGTCCGCCGACGATGCCGCCCGCGAAGCCGCCGGCCCCCGCGCGTCCGGGCGCGCCCTCGGCGAGGCCGGGCGGTGCGACCGCATCGCGCCCCGGCACGGCTCGTCCCGCCACCGCGTCGAGCACGAGCTCGGCGGCGACGCGCTCGGCGCCGTCGACCGCGGCGGCCGCGCGCACCTCGAACGTGGTGCCGATCGGTGGGCGCCTCGGCGCGTCGGCGGCCCCGGCGCTCGACGACGAGGGCTTCGACGATCTCGACGGCGAGCCGACGCGCGTCGCGAGCTCGCTCGATCTCGCGGACGAAGCGCAGCTGATGGCGCCCTCGGTGGCGCCCGCGCCCGCGAAGGCGAAGTCGGTCCCGCCGCCCGCGGCGGTCGAGCTCGACGAAGCGCTGCCCGATCCCTTCCCCAGCGCGCCGATCGCCGCACCGCGCTCGGTGCCGATCGCACCGGCGGTCGCGGCACCCGTCGTGAAGAGCGCGCCGACGTCGGTCGCCGAGGCGCGCCGCGAGCCGGAGCGCCGTGGCATGCCGGTCGGCGCGTGGATGGGCATCGCCGGCGCGCTCGGCTTCGGCGTCGTGATGGCGCTGATCATCGCGCCTCGGCTGGTGCCCGGCGAGACGACGGCGCCGACGGTCGCGGTGACGACCCCGCCGGTCGCGACCCAGCCGCAGCAGCCGCGCGAGGCCGAGGTCGAGGTCCCGACCCCGCCGCCCGCCGCGGAGGCGCCCACGACCGAGACGCCGCCCGCGCCGACGCCCGAGGAGCCGGCCGAGACGCCGCGCACCGGCCGTCGCGGCGGGAGCGCGGGCACCACCACGACCGCGCCCGCGGCACCCGCGCCCACGACCGCGCCGACGAAGGCGCTCGATCCGGCGTTCGCGCGGTTCGCGGACGAGGGCACGTCGACGGGGGTCGCGCCGATCGCGCCGCGCCCGACCACGACCGAGCGCAGTGCGGGCGGCGGTGGCGGCAGCGGCGAGGGCCTCGAGCCGGCGCAGGTGCGCGCGGTGGTCTCGCGCGAGCAGCGCGGCCTGCAGAGCTGCTGGGAGCTCGCGATCCGCGGCATGCGCGACGTGCCGACGACCCGCATGGACGTCGACATCACGATCGGCGGCTCGGGCACGGTGACCCAGGCGACCGCGCGCGGCGTGGGCGTCGGGAACCTGTCGGACTGCATCGAGCGGAACGTGCGCCGCTGGCGCTTCCCGTCGTCGGGCGGCTCGACCCAGATGAGCTTCCCGGTCGTGTTCCAGAGCACCAACTAG